GCACAGACTCAGGGATGGAATCATTCAGAACAGAACTGACAAAGTTCGAAGCTGTTTTTGTTTGAGGATTTGAGAATACATCAAAAACTGAGCCTGACTCGATAATTTTTCCGCCCTCAATTACTGCAACCCTATCGCAAACCTCCCTGATAACTGACATCTCATGGGTGATCATTAAAATTGTAATGTTGTATTCCTGATTGATTTTTTTCAAAAGCTTCAGAATGGACCCGGTTGTTTGAGGATCAAGTGCAGATGTTGCTTCATCACACAATAGAATGGAGGGCTGTGTAGCCAGTGCTCTTGCAATGCCGACACGCTGTTTTTGACCCCCTGACAGCTGGTCTGGATATTGATTTGCTTTGTCCTCTAACCCTACAAACGACAATAATTCTGTTACTCTTTGTTTGATTTCTTTTTGAGAGGCTTTTGCAAGAAGGAGCGGCATCGCAACATTGGCGAAGACCGTTTTGGAATTCAGCAGATTGAAATGCTGGAAGACCATGCCGATTTTGCGTTTTACTTGTCTTACTTCCTTTTGGGATAGTGCCGTTAAATCGAGATTATCAACAATGATTTTTCCCGAGCTTGGACGCTCTAACAAATTCACTGTGCGGATCAGTGTGCTTTTACCGGCTCCGCTGAATCCGATCACACCGCAAATCTCCCCCTGCTTCACATGAAGATCAATGCCGTTAAGGGCTCTCACTTCATTTCCGCCGCTGTTATAAACCTTTGTGACACCTTCAAATTGAATCATATGTATTCCTCCCGTGATATTGAAAATAAAAAAACCCTCTTCTATCCGACAAGAAGAGGGCATGAATTCATAAAGAATCACTAGGTCTCTTCTTATCTCCCAGGCTTTTTGCCTGCTGGAATTGGCACAGTACTTTTTTATAAAAGTCCGCTGCCGAAGCATCATCAGGCCAGTCCCTCCGCTTCTCTGGATAAGAAATCTATTTAATTTGCTAAAAAACAAAAAACCTCTTCCTGAAAGCCAAGAAGAGGGTAAGATCAAAGGTAAAAGACCGTTCACTCTTCTTATCTCTCAAGCGAAATCACGCTTGTTGGAGTTGGCACAGTTCTCAGGAAAGTCCGAGTCTGCTGCCGAGGTTTCAAAGGGCCAAATCCCTCCACCTCTCGTGATAAGAAGTTTCATATTTTCGATGTGAGTCCTACTTTACGCTGGTATTTTCAAAAAGTCAACACTTTTTTTATAAAAATATGACTACTTTGAAAGCCTGCGGTATCGGTATTGCTGCCACTGAAAACGAATAAAGCAGCCAACACAAAAGCCTAATATGGCAACGAATGCAGCTAGCGCGACCATAGCGGTAAAGATATAAGCCAGAGTCATCCAGTTCATCATATAACCAAGAAAACCAAGACTAAGACAGATGACTGCAATCATCTGATTGAACTGCTGCTGTTCGAAATCCTCGGGAATGTATTCCGAAGGCTTTTTTCTTAAAAAGAGCTTTGCCGTCTTCATAATAGGGTTAAATTTAAAAAGAAGCCCCATTAATCCTGGAATAAGAGGTATAAGAAGAAACCAGCCGGATCCTGAAACCCAAGCGGCTGCGACAGATAACACAATAAACCATTGATTCGTTAATACAAGAGGTTTAGGAATCGTATTCACTTAAATCCCACCTATCTGATTGGAATATTAGTATTCTACTCCTATTTTTGTCATTTGTGAAGATAGAAACTTCAGGGGATTTCCCCCCCTTAAAAGCGTGTGAATGGGGTACTCAAATCGCTGATTCTCTGCTTTCATAACCTCAAAGTTTATTGACAGTTAGAAGGCGGCCGTGATAAGATCATTAA
The window above is part of the Metabacillus dongyingensis genome. Proteins encoded here:
- a CDS encoding DUF4395 domain-containing protein is translated as MNTIPKPLVLTNQWFIVLSVAAAWVSGSGWFLLIPLIPGLMGLLFKFNPIMKTAKLFLRKKPSEYIPEDFEQQQFNQMIAVICLSLGFLGYMMNWMTLAYIFTAMVALAAFVAILGFCVGCFIRFQWQQYRYRRLSK
- a CDS encoding methionine ABC transporter ATP-binding protein, which codes for MIQFEGVTKVYNSGGNEVRALNGIDLHVKQGEICGVIGFSGAGKSTLIRTVNLLERPSSGKIIVDNLDLTALSQKEVRQVKRKIGMVFQHFNLLNSKTVFANVAMPLLLAKASQKEIKQRVTELLSFVGLEDKANQYPDQLSGGQKQRVGIARALATQPSILLCDEATSALDPQTTGSILKLLKKINQEYNITILMITHEMSVIREVCDRVAVIEGGKIIESGSVFDVFSNPQTKTASNFVSSVLNDSIPESVLKLVQEENAQGQIFKINFVGKSSGQPLLSQIAKRFDLDINVLFGNITELQGIPFGHLIVELQGAKSEIKRALLVMNQENVTVKEVEVHAS